A segment of the Anopheles cruzii chromosome 2, idAnoCruzAS_RS32_06, whole genome shotgun sequence genome:
CTCGCCCTCGTCCGTGAGCGCCGTCTGGTGGATGACCAGCACGCTGACGTCCGCCTCGGTCACGATGCGCGCCCGGCGGCTACTGTAGATCTCGAACCCATCCTTGAACCAGCTAATCTGCGGCACCGGCGTCCCGGCGACCTGCACCCGGAACTCCACCTTCTCGTTCTCGACCGCCGTCGCATCGAACAGTTCGTGCAGGAAGCGGGGTGCCGAGATGGCGTTCCGCTGGAGCGTCACGGTGAGCGGGTCCGACGCTTCGCTGGCATCCGACCGGCCCACGATGTTGTCCGCCATCACCCGGAACTGATAGCGCCAGCCAGGCTCCAGGCCACTCAGCGAGAGTTCCGTCTGCAGCACGAGCGAGGGGCAGGCGCGGACCCAGTGCGGCGATCCGGTGCGCCGCTGCTCCACCACGTACCCGAGGATGGCCGACCCGCCATCGGTCGGTGGACGTGTCCAGCGGATCGTCACAATGTCCGGTGCCGACGAAGGGCTCCCTGGTACGAGTGTCGGTTTTcccggcggtgccggcggctctgtccgagagagagagagagcaaatcAAATGAATGAATATTCGGGTTTTTGCATTCAtcccgacagagagagagacagagcggtggtggcggtggcgtggaCGGCGGAACCGTTCGGGTCGCCGTCGTCAGATGGGAAGCTAAAAATAGTCCCGTAACGCGCTTGCCATCGGCGTGCACTGGCAAAAGTCTGAAACCCCGTTCTTCGGTCGGTCAGGGTGCGGTGCACATGTGTGTccccccgacacacacgcaaatgACACTGCCTTACCTGCCGATTTCCAATGGACAGCCTTTTTCGGCCTACCGGGCGAGTGTTTCGTCGGTTGGTTGCCCATCTCGATCACCGAACGTCAATCAGATAGAATGCTGcgcctactactactactactactaagTCACACGTCACGGATCGATGTGTGACGTATGGCCCGTTCGCTGGCGCTGACTGTCAAATGCGCGTTGCTTCCTGCAAAACAACGGGTCGTCGGTTTTCCCTAGTGGCCTTTGCTCCCGTGTGGCGCACGCGGGTCGTTAAGAGCTTGAagaattttcacttttcacggAAACGCGATCGCGGACCGCGCACATCGCATCGCCGTTGTCCGCCCcgtccctcacacacacacacacacggacacaagCACACGCGCGGGCGTGGCAACGATCGAGCGATCTCCGACGACGCCGCTAGGGCACGAGCTCTGCTCCCAGACTGAATATCTGGCCGCGACCgggttgctggctggctggcccggtgAAACGGTTCTAGGCGAAACCCAACCGTTCGGCCACCATCCGATCCGAAGAGCGCACGAGCACGGCCGCAGCTAAATTTACACGCCGCAGACCTCGGCGGAGAGCTTCTTCGGCGCACGCAGgaccgcatttgtttacatcgccAGACACCGATGCCCGATGCCTACAAGAATGTGATTTCCCCTCTCGGTAGTGGTGCTTCAGTGTTCTACATTTATTTCACATCAAATAACAGAAGTGCAGAGGTACGctgccagcgcgcgcgccggcaCAACGCCGGGGACGACGGGGGGTGCTCAGTTCCAGCCGAAGAAGGCCTGGACGCGGGCGATGATCTGGTCGACGTCGACGCCGAAGGCGCGCAGCTGGGCGGAGAAGCGGGTGACATCCGGGTGCGCGATGAGGCGCGTGAAGCCGGCCTGGCGGGCCTGAATCATGCGGTACAGCTCACCGAACTCGCTGGACGGGTTGGCGATGAACGTGGCGGCGAGCGCCGCAGCACCGTCCAGGTTCGTGGCGGCGCGAATCTCGTCCATCATGGCGTTCCAGGAGCGGGAGGCCGGCGATTTGGCGGTGACCGAGCGGGTGATCGGGGTGAGCCCCAGCATGGCCGCGATAGTGTTCAGGTAGTCGCGGATGCTGACGCCACGGACCTCCGTCCAGGCGCTAATCTCCTGCAGCTCGGGCGTGGTGATGAGCACCCGCCAGGCCGCGTCGGTTTCGGCCGACTGCAGGAAGCTCCAGATCTCGCCGACCTGGGCGTCGGTCTGCACGTACCGCTGGTAGATCGAGCGTACTTGGTCCATGTTGAGGAACGGAAGCAGCTGGTCGACCTCGGCGCGCAGGTTCTGCCCGAAGGCAGCGCCGAACAGGGCCAGAAGGATGAGGAACTTCATTGCTGGTTGGCTTGGTTGGCTGTCAGGGACCGGGTGTCAACTGAATCTGGGACGATACAGGGACCCGGCCTGGGCTTATATACCCCCTCACGGTTGGTCTTCTTTCTTCGGTGCCGTATCAAGCGATCAGGGCGGCGATCCCGCGATACCGATTACACAATCTGCCGGCATGTCTCCTCGTTTTTGTGGACATCCCACCCGGGGGGACATGGCCGATGGAAGGCGGTCCCCGCTGCATCTTGTACGCTTATCAGACGGGCGCAGAATCGGTGGGGTTGTTGATACGGCTACAAGTCGTTAAGGTGCAATCACTATGTGGTTGCTACAGATGACATGACGCTCAGCGTTGGCCTTCCAAATGTGCCAGTAAtggaaaaatttgcaaaactGCGTCACTCCAGGGGGTTTTAAAAAGGGTCAAAAAGATTGAGAATTCGCATGGCAGCGgtgggattcgaacccacgcCACCGAAGTGACTGGTGCCTTAAACCAGCGCCTTAGACCGCTCGGCCACGCTACCTTGGTGCGCAGTGGCGTGCCGTATGGTCGCCGGATGGGCGCGTCTGGGTTATCAATCCATTTCTAGAAGCAGATGCTGTTCCAGAACCTGGGATTGCCGTTCCCAGAATCTTCAATCCTAAAAATCGGTCCATAGGCCATCGGCTTACTACGATCATTTGTCGCGGTTGgtatttttgaaatttgaacCCCTCCGATCGAAGCAGGCGTCAATCCTTACGCTACGATGTGAGTGATTGTTACCAATCGATTATTCGGTGGCTGTATTTCTGCAAGGACTTGGTCTTTTATTCACGTATTGAATCTGTTTCATCGCGTCTAGTTcttaaaatcacaaaatatTTTCATCAAACCGTGTGCTTCAAAGTTCAGCCAACTTTCGCCATACAACGATACGTGTTTTCTTCAGCAGTCTCTTACGCTTTCCGAACGTTTGATTCTCCTTCGCTGCTTAATCTGCTCATTACTGCAATTACGACCACTTTTTTATCTTCCTAGATTTTGGACGCCTTGTTTGACTTCATCTCATTCGTGGCAACAGAATAAAAGAAGGACACTGACTTTTATTATGGAAAGGCATTTTCACCGGAAGGAACATCCGTGGTCACCTGCTTATCCGAGGGCTCCTGAGGATGCACCGGTCCACCTGAACACCGGCCGCCGTGAACGTCCTTGAGAAGGTGTGTATGCGGCGCCGGTCGGAAAAGGAGCGTGACGACCGGTGGTGTGGTTTTATCGATCATCTGCTTGGGGCCACCAAGGTCGACTCGCGTACCCGCGGCTTTCCAggcgaccagcagcagcaccagtccGCGTCCCGTACGGGGGTCATCGAATCGAGTTCGTGCAGCGAGCGATCGCAAGCCAAGCGGAAAAAGAACGCGCAAAGCAGAACAGGTCCCCGGGAGAAATGGGACGTTtacgtgcagcagcagcagcagcgtccgcCGGAGCGGGTGGGGAGCCCGATCCGTTTTGTAGCGATCGCAACGCGCGGAGCCGGCACTCACCTTGGCGCACCTGGGCACTCA
Coding sequences within it:
- the LOC128268222 gene encoding protein G12-like — its product is MKFLILLALFGAAFGQNLRAEVDQLLPFLNMDQVRSIYQRYVQTDAQVGEIWSFLQSAETDAAWRVLITTPELQEISAWTEVRGVSIRDYLNTIAAMLGLTPITRSVTAKSPASRSWNAMMDEIRAATNLDGAAALAATFIANPSSEFGELYRMIQARQAGFTRLIAHPDVTRFSAQLRAFGVDVDQIIARVQAFFGWN